One Halorientalis litorea DNA segment encodes these proteins:
- a CDS encoding DUF1989 domain-containing protein — MQEYSIPKKSGASFYVDEGECFEVSNPEGEQIADLVAFTREDFSEKYSQAYTRHLNDKLRISEGDSLYTNEGNPILTITHDDCGVHDILYGPCNEWLLNDLFQSEPGGCRENLWVAVQPEGISEEEVPNTLNVFQKSTISGDQQELELGRSPADPGDVVEFEADRDALVAVSACSAADIANGDELTGIDLRVPDYTTIHGASIQNEHNH; from the coding sequence ATGCAAGAGTACAGCATACCCAAAAAAAGCGGGGCCTCGTTCTACGTGGACGAGGGGGAGTGCTTCGAGGTGAGCAACCCGGAAGGCGAGCAGATAGCTGACCTCGTGGCGTTCACCCGGGAGGACTTCTCGGAGAAGTACTCCCAAGCGTACACGAGACACCTCAACGACAAACTGCGCATCTCGGAGGGCGACTCCCTGTACACGAACGAAGGGAACCCGATTCTGACCATCACCCACGACGACTGTGGGGTCCACGACATCCTGTACGGGCCGTGTAACGAGTGGCTGTTGAACGACCTCTTCCAGTCCGAACCCGGCGGCTGTCGGGAGAACCTCTGGGTGGCGGTCCAACCCGAAGGTATCTCCGAGGAGGAGGTACCGAACACGCTGAACGTCTTCCAGAAGTCGACTATCAGCGGCGACCAACAGGAACTCGAACTGGGCCGGAGTCCCGCCGACCCCGGCGACGTGGTCGAGTTCGAGGCCGACCGAGACGCGCTGGTCGCGGTCTCCGCCTGCTCGGCGGCCGACATCGCCAACGGTGACGAACTGACCGGCATCGACCTCCGGGTCCCCGACTACACGACGATTCACGGCGCGTCGATTCAGAACGAACACAACCACTGA
- a CDS encoding lactate utilization protein codes for MSQQKSDYVDDAEIDTALDEQPDEETLEETVANLEANGFEVVVVESAAEALDTIQSHIPAGASVMNGHSTTLEEVGFVDYLNEGDHEWESLPDEIWGIDDDEKRQTARREAQTADYFLGGINAIASTGELVAADRSGSRIGAYPFAAGNVVIVSGVNKIVPTLSDAFARLESVAYPLENERAKEAYGVDSAIAKQLVFRQELEDGRTTVVLVREQLGY; via the coding sequence ATGTCACAACAAAAGTCAGACTACGTAGACGACGCAGAAATCGACACAGCACTGGACGAACAGCCGGACGAGGAGACGCTCGAAGAGACCGTCGCCAACCTCGAAGCCAACGGGTTCGAGGTCGTCGTCGTCGAGTCGGCCGCGGAAGCACTCGACACCATCCAGTCCCACATCCCTGCGGGTGCGTCCGTGATGAACGGACACTCGACGACCCTCGAAGAGGTCGGGTTCGTCGACTACCTGAACGAAGGAGACCACGAGTGGGAGAGTCTCCCCGACGAAATCTGGGGCATCGACGACGACGAGAAACGCCAGACTGCACGTCGAGAGGCACAGACGGCGGACTACTTCCTCGGCGGCATCAACGCCATCGCGTCGACGGGTGAACTCGTGGCGGCCGACCGGTCGGGAAGTCGCATCGGCGCGTACCCCTTCGCCGCCGGGAACGTCGTCATCGTCAGCGGCGTGAACAAAATCGTCCCGACACTCTCGGACGCCTTCGCCCGACTCGAATCCGTCGCGTACCCGCTGGAGAACGAGCGGGCGAAGGAGGCCTACGGCGTCGATTCGGCCATCGCCAAGCAGCTCGTCTTCCGGCAGGAACTCGAGGATGGCCGGACGACGGTCGTTCTCGTCCGCGAACAGTTAGGGTACTGA
- a CDS encoding decarboxylating 6-phosphogluconate dehydrogenase produces MHLGVIGLGRMGRIVVDRVLDAGHDVTAFDVDEAAVADAADAGATAADSIGDLAERLGSEKRIWLMVPAGDPVDAALDELAPHVDGDDIVVDGGNSNFHDSLRRAEATEAAFLDCGTSGGPAGAELGFSLMVGGPEWAYEELCPVFDAVATGPDGHDRMGPAGSGHYVKMVHNGVEYALMQAYGEGFELLADGRFDLDLEAVARTWNNGAVIRSWLLELCEEAFREEGSDLGDVADHVAGGSTGTWTVQEALEQEVPVPLIYQALAERFGSRATGEGEVPGRFARRLANRLRYGFGRHEVARRE; encoded by the coding sequence ATGCACCTCGGCGTCATCGGACTCGGACGGATGGGACGAATCGTCGTGGACCGCGTCCTCGACGCAGGCCACGACGTGACGGCGTTCGACGTCGACGAAGCGGCCGTCGCGGACGCCGCCGACGCGGGCGCGACTGCCGCCGACTCCATCGGCGACCTCGCGGAGCGTCTCGGTTCGGAGAAACGAATCTGGCTGATGGTCCCGGCGGGCGACCCGGTCGACGCCGCGCTGGACGAACTCGCACCCCACGTCGACGGCGACGACATCGTGGTCGACGGCGGGAACTCGAACTTCCACGACTCCCTGCGCCGGGCCGAGGCGACCGAGGCCGCGTTCCTCGACTGTGGGACCTCCGGCGGCCCCGCGGGCGCGGAACTGGGATTCTCGCTGATGGTCGGCGGCCCCGAGTGGGCCTACGAGGAGTTGTGCCCCGTCTTCGACGCCGTCGCCACCGGCCCCGACGGCCACGACCGGATGGGACCGGCCGGGTCCGGCCACTATGTCAAGATGGTCCACAACGGCGTCGAGTACGCGCTGATGCAGGCCTACGGTGAGGGGTTCGAGTTGCTGGCCGACGGCCGGTTCGACCTCGATTTAGAGGCCGTCGCGCGCACGTGGAACAACGGGGCGGTCATCCGCTCGTGGCTGCTGGAACTCTGCGAGGAGGCGTTCCGCGAGGAGGGGAGCGACCTCGGCGACGTCGCCGACCACGTCGCCGGCGGGTCGACCGGGACGTGGACCGTCCAGGAGGCACTCGAACAGGAGGTCCCCGTGCCGCTCATCTATCAGGCACTCGCCGAGCGGTTCGGCAGTCGGGCCACCGGCGAGGGCGAAGTGCCTGGTCGGTTCGCCCGCCGTCTCGCTAACCGCCTCCGGTACGGGTTCGGACGGCACGAAGTCGCACGCCGAGAGTGA
- a CDS encoding amidase, producing MSEIPPNIHAPTPEEVREKAAKHHMDLSEEEVEDFTAAIADTLAGYERLDELADPKPGLEYTDRDPGYQPGPDEDPLNAFVRKCTVAGADSGPLAGYEVGLKDNIAVAGIEMTCGSKLFEGYVPETDATLVTRLLDAGATITGKLNMEDMAFSGSGELSATGPVRNPRDTDYIAGGSSSGSIAAVVNGDVDVAIGGDQGGSVRIPASWSGGVGHKPTHSLVPYTGIAGLGRTFDHTGPMARTVEDCARVLDVIAGKDPADPRQGAVPTDQYTDALDDSASTLTVGVLEEGFGHDQSERGVDATVRDALDEFEELGADVTAVSVPMHLDGLPIWNGVAIEGTTATVNGEGVGYGGSGRYDTQFMEAFAQARRTRADDYLSTVKLTLILGQYLADEYRSHYYAKAQNLSRDLARTYDEALADVDVLAMPTTPQTAHEHRTDLSRLEVIDRALSMLPNTAPFDVTGHPALSVPAGESDGLPVGLMFVGERFDDATVLRAGYAFEQAVDPDIQ from the coding sequence ATGTCGGAGATTCCACCGAACATTCACGCACCGACGCCCGAGGAAGTTCGGGAGAAAGCGGCGAAACACCACATGGACCTTTCAGAGGAGGAAGTCGAGGACTTCACCGCGGCCATCGCGGACACGCTCGCCGGGTACGAGCGGTTGGACGAACTCGCTGACCCGAAACCGGGACTTGAGTACACGGACCGTGACCCGGGGTATCAACCCGGTCCCGACGAGGACCCGCTCAACGCGTTCGTCCGGAAGTGTACGGTCGCGGGTGCCGACTCGGGGCCGCTCGCGGGCTACGAGGTAGGCCTCAAGGACAACATCGCAGTCGCCGGCATCGAGATGACGTGCGGGTCGAAACTGTTCGAGGGATACGTCCCGGAGACGGACGCGACACTCGTCACGCGGCTGCTCGACGCTGGCGCGACGATTACTGGCAAACTCAACATGGAAGACATGGCGTTCTCCGGGAGCGGCGAACTCTCGGCGACGGGGCCGGTACGCAACCCGCGTGACACCGACTACATCGCCGGTGGCTCCTCCAGCGGGTCCATCGCCGCCGTCGTGAACGGGGATGTCGATGTCGCCATCGGCGGCGACCAGGGCGGGTCGGTCCGGATTCCGGCGTCCTGGAGCGGCGGTGTCGGACACAAGCCGACCCACAGCCTCGTGCCCTACACCGGCATCGCCGGCCTCGGCCGGACGTTCGACCACACCGGCCCGATGGCACGAACCGTCGAAGACTGCGCCCGCGTTCTCGACGTTATCGCCGGGAAAGACCCCGCCGACCCCCGACAGGGTGCCGTTCCGACCGACCAGTACACGGACGCCTTGGACGACTCCGCATCCACCCTCACCGTCGGCGTCCTCGAAGAGGGGTTCGGCCACGACCAGAGCGAGCGCGGCGTCGACGCCACGGTCCGGGACGCACTCGACGAGTTCGAGGAACTGGGTGCCGATGTCACCGCCGTCTCGGTGCCGATGCACCTCGACGGCCTCCCCATCTGGAACGGCGTCGCCATCGAGGGGACCACCGCCACGGTCAACGGCGAGGGCGTCGGGTACGGTGGGTCCGGTAGATACGACACGCAGTTCATGGAGGCGTTCGCCCAAGCACGCCGCACCCGTGCCGACGACTACCTCTCGACGGTGAAGTTGACGCTCATCCTCGGGCAGTACCTCGCCGACGAGTACCGGAGCCACTACTACGCGAAGGCACAGAACCTCAGCCGCGACCTCGCGCGGACGTACGACGAGGCCCTCGCCGACGTCGACGTACTGGCGATGCCGACGACGCCACAGACGGCCCACGAACACCGCACCGACCTCTCCCGGTTGGAAGTCATCGACAGGGCACTGAGCATGCTCCCGAACACTGCACCCTTCGACGTGACCGGCCACCCGGCACTGTCGGTACCTGCGGGCGAATCTGACGGCCTCCCGGTCGGCCTGATGTTCGTCGGCGAGCGGTTCGACGACGCGACTGTCCTCCGGGCGGGCTACGCCTTCGAGCAGGCCGTCGACCCGGACATCCAGTAG
- a CDS encoding CNNM domain-containing protein, whose product MTEQVYVAYDVEFLPTGSAVTVATVVASFVVLVFGEIVPKSYGLGNAGQWARRVAVPISLVERLLYPLVAVFDFITRWLNARLGGDSGIEQPYLDE is encoded by the coding sequence ATGACAGAACAGGTGTACGTCGCCTATGACGTCGAGTTCCTCCCAACCGGGAGTGCGGTCACGGTGGCGACGGTGGTGGCCAGTTTCGTGGTTCTCGTATTCGGCGAGATAGTCCCGAAATCGTACGGTCTCGGAAACGCTGGACAGTGGGCACGCAGAGTCGCGGTCCCCATCTCCCTCGTGGAGCGACTACTCTACCCACTCGTCGCCGTCTTCGACTTCATCACTCGGTGGCTAAACGCACGTCTCGGTGGCGACTCCGGCATCGAACAGCCCTATCTCGACGAGTGA
- a CDS encoding cyclase family protein, translating to MRHRDLSHTVETDMPVFPGDPPVVVGPHTTVPEDGYRVSAVECGSHAGTHVDAPSHTESDGRAIDAVGVDRFAFDAVRADCRGLDPRTPIGPDALPATDADLLVVQTGWDAHWGDSTYFDHPFLTPEAAAFCEGQGYDVAVDALNVDPTPTENARPGEPDGFQAHHTLLGNDCLIFENLTGLSGLPERLEVLAFPLKLGGCDGAPVRAVARYD from the coding sequence ATGCGACACCGAGACCTCTCACACACCGTCGAGACGGACATGCCCGTGTTCCCCGGCGACCCCCCTGTGGTGGTCGGCCCACACACCACCGTGCCCGAGGACGGGTACCGCGTCTCGGCGGTCGAGTGCGGGAGTCACGCCGGCACACACGTCGACGCGCCGAGCCACACCGAGAGCGACGGCCGGGCTATCGACGCCGTCGGGGTCGACCGGTTCGCGTTCGACGCCGTTCGGGCCGACTGCCGCGGCCTCGACCCACGGACCCCCATCGGCCCCGACGCACTCCCGGCGACCGACGCCGACCTGCTCGTCGTCCAGACCGGCTGGGACGCACACTGGGGCGACTCGACGTACTTCGACCACCCGTTCCTGACGCCCGAGGCGGCCGCGTTCTGTGAGGGGCAGGGGTACGACGTCGCCGTCGACGCGCTCAACGTCGACCCGACGCCGACCGAAAACGCCCGGCCCGGCGAACCGGACGGGTTTCAGGCCCACCACACACTGCTGGGCAACGACTGTCTCATCTTCGAGAACCTCACGGGCCTGTCGGGACTCCCCGAGCGGCTCGAGGTGCTCGCGTTCCCCCTGAAACTCGGGGGCTGTGACGGCGCGCCCGTCAGGGCAGTCGCACGCTACGACTGA
- a CDS encoding type II toxin-antitoxin system HicB family antitoxin, whose translation MARADAGDSDSGQRKIRLVEEEDGRWSAIDEGVGVASQGETRSEALANLDEAVALHRGDIGEPVTDADLRDLGVAPDAVPDEPQEPDAPWFSE comes from the coding sequence ATGGCACGGGCTGACGCCGGCGATTCGGATTCGGGACAGCGGAAGATCCGTCTCGTCGAGGAGGAAGACGGCCGGTGGTCAGCAATTGACGAAGGCGTGGGCGTGGCGAGTCAGGGCGAGACACGCTCCGAGGCACTTGCCAATCTGGACGAAGCAGTCGCACTGCACAGGGGAGATATCGGGGAACCAGTAACGGATGCCGATTTGCGTGATCTCGGGGTCGCTCCCGACGCTGTCCCGGACGAACCGCAGGAGCCCGACGCACCGTGGTTTTCTGAGTAG
- the speB gene encoding agmatinase, which translates to MTGDPSEFVRRAAEAHPGAELPYAGVDTFLNGDARAIDEVADADAAVLGVPYDGAVSNRPGARYGPRAIRRASGWWAYLSGYKGGLTNMRTGRQVDFGDLSVADCGDVPVFPMDHERTAESIEAHVAAVAEQTFPLVLGGDHYCTAPSFRGFAAGSGHETVGVVQIDAHTDTSSGSPIFGEEFHGSSTALIADSAYSDYEHVSQVGIRGYEAPGFFEFADETGLHLSTMRDVNERGIGPVVTEAIDAAAAGTDAVYVTFDIDAVDPSVAPGTGTPEPGGLSADQALTVVETLGTHDAVGAADLMEVAPNFDDSEGTQRLAAYLLVTLLERRFAE; encoded by the coding sequence GTGACGGGGGACCCGAGCGAGTTCGTCCGCCGTGCGGCCGAAGCCCATCCCGGCGCGGAACTGCCCTACGCGGGCGTAGATACCTTCCTGAACGGGGACGCGCGTGCCATCGACGAGGTGGCCGACGCGGACGCTGCTGTCCTCGGTGTGCCCTACGACGGCGCGGTGAGCAACCGCCCGGGTGCCCGCTACGGTCCCCGGGCCATCCGGCGAGCCAGCGGCTGGTGGGCGTACCTCTCGGGGTACAAGGGAGGACTGACCAACATGCGCACCGGACGGCAGGTCGACTTCGGTGACCTCTCGGTGGCCGACTGCGGTGACGTGCCGGTCTTCCCGATGGACCACGAGCGGACGGCCGAGAGCATCGAGGCCCACGTCGCGGCCGTGGCGGAGCAAACCTTCCCCCTCGTCCTCGGTGGCGACCACTACTGCACCGCACCCTCCTTCCGCGGGTTCGCCGCCGGGTCGGGCCACGAGACGGTCGGGGTGGTCCAGATAGACGCACATACGGATACGAGCAGCGGCAGTCCAATCTTCGGCGAGGAGTTCCACGGGTCGAGCACCGCGTTGATAGCCGACTCGGCGTACAGCGACTACGAACACGTCAGTCAGGTCGGCATCCGCGGCTACGAGGCCCCCGGCTTCTTCGAGTTCGCCGACGAGACGGGACTCCACCTCTCGACGATGCGTGACGTGAACGAGCGCGGCATCGGGCCAGTCGTCACGGAGGCCATCGACGCGGCCGCCGCAGGGACGGACGCGGTGTACGTCACCTTCGACATCGACGCCGTCGACCCCAGCGTCGCGCCGGGAACTGGCACGCCGGAACCGGGTGGGCTCTCAGCCGACCAAGCGTTGACCGTCGTAGAGACCCTCGGCACGCACGACGCCGTCGGTGCGGCCGACCTGATGGAGGTGGCCCCGAACTTCGACGACAGTGAGGGGACGCAACGACTCGCCGCGTACCTCCTCGTGACCCTGTTGGAGCGGCGGTTCGCCGAATAG
- a CDS encoding aspartate aminotransferase family protein: MSDKQTHSRNDAVVAGYDDYVMPIWKHLDVPVRRASDCTLEDYDGNEYLDLFAGISVANVGHNNEAVVEAAKAQLDEFVHGCSYVHPSGPVAELGERLADITPGDLEKSFFCNSGTEAVEGALKLARKHTGSAEVVALEMGFHGRTLGSLGLTGNKAYKSEMAPTINDVAHVAPPYAYRCQLCTGGPCSCACADDLERVIGTHTSGDLAAVVVEPVLGEGGIVVPPEGWLREVQEITHDHDALLVVDEVQSGYGRTGEMFATEHFDIVPDIMPQAKGIANGLPLGAFTASAEVADSFEAGDHLSTFGGNPVSCAAALAAIDELEGGIVTDAAEQGAWLEDRLAALESEFEAVGDTRGLGLMHGVELVTPDGERGPMDVAPAPAPKLATAVGDHLREAGVIVGVGGYHGNVLRIQPPLTIERDQLAHGVDALEDALRAVVA, from the coding sequence ATGTCAGACAAACAGACTCACTCGCGGAACGACGCTGTCGTCGCCGGGTACGACGACTACGTGATGCCGATATGGAAGCACCTCGACGTACCGGTTCGGCGCGCGTCGGACTGTACGCTCGAAGACTACGACGGCAACGAGTATCTGGACCTGTTCGCCGGAATTTCGGTCGCGAACGTGGGCCACAACAACGAGGCAGTCGTCGAGGCGGCCAAGGCACAACTCGACGAGTTCGTTCACGGGTGTTCGTACGTACACCCGAGCGGCCCCGTCGCCGAACTCGGGGAGCGTCTCGCGGACATCACGCCGGGGGACCTCGAAAAGTCGTTTTTCTGTAACTCCGGGACCGAGGCCGTCGAAGGCGCGCTGAAACTCGCTCGCAAGCACACGGGGAGTGCGGAGGTCGTCGCGCTGGAGATGGGGTTTCACGGCCGGACGCTGGGGAGCCTCGGACTGACCGGCAACAAGGCCTACAAGAGCGAGATGGCACCCACCATCAACGACGTGGCACACGTCGCACCGCCGTACGCCTACCGGTGCCAGCTGTGTACCGGCGGCCCGTGTTCCTGTGCGTGTGCGGACGACCTCGAACGGGTCATCGGCACCCACACGTCCGGGGACTTGGCCGCTGTCGTCGTGGAACCAGTCCTCGGCGAGGGCGGTATCGTCGTCCCGCCGGAGGGGTGGCTTCGGGAGGTCCAGGAGATTACACACGACCACGACGCGTTGCTCGTGGTCGACGAGGTACAGAGCGGCTACGGCCGGACCGGCGAGATGTTCGCCACCGAGCACTTCGACATCGTTCCCGACATCATGCCACAGGCGAAGGGCATCGCCAACGGCCTCCCATTGGGTGCGTTCACCGCGAGCGCGGAGGTCGCGGACAGTTTCGAGGCGGGCGACCACCTCTCGACGTTCGGGGGCAACCCGGTCAGCTGTGCGGCGGCACTGGCGGCAATCGACGAACTCGAAGGCGGCATCGTCACCGACGCCGCCGAGCAGGGTGCGTGGCTCGAAGACCGCCTCGCGGCTCTCGAATCCGAGTTCGAGGCCGTCGGCGACACCCGAGGACTGGGACTGATGCACGGCGTCGAACTGGTCACCCCGGACGGCGAGCGCGGACCGATGGACGTCGCTCCGGCACCGGCCCCGAAACTCGCGACGGCAGTCGGCGACCACCTCCGGGAGGCCGGCGTCATCGTCGGCGTCGGTGGGTACCACGGGAACGTGTTGCGGATTCAGCCACCACTGACCATCGAACGCGACCAACTCGCACACGGAGTCGACGCGCTCGAAGACGCCCTCCGGGCGGTGGTAGCGTGA
- a CDS encoding agmatinase family protein translates to MGKVDELENYYYTTGKVEGDYVTDTEGGGESFPSSLISGIPTFLKSEVLPPETDMMEDAGVKAAMLGFPWEATNTCRPGTSYGPRAVRLASEHYLGYHAEYGTDLHESLNLVDAGDIGIVPGSIPKTFARAEKCVRNIVQAGAFPVVFGGDDSCPIPIVNAVAGETDGDVGYIHVDSHMDTAESVGGMKNNHATTVTRAMDNDNVSPENVALVGMNGPLNPPGGREFAEETGITMRSIWDIDDRGIEDVAEEAIEVASDGTDRVVLHTDLDVIDQGFVPGVTTPEPAGLTPREALKMMRVFAEGGIDAHVIVECSPVHDIANMSARVAVRLAMDVLGVRANPGGSGRL, encoded by the coding sequence ATGGGCAAAGTAGACGAGTTGGAGAACTACTACTACACGACCGGAAAGGTCGAAGGCGACTACGTCACTGACACGGAGGGCGGCGGGGAGTCGTTTCCCTCGTCGTTGATTTCCGGCATCCCGACGTTCCTGAAGTCGGAGGTACTCCCGCCCGAGACCGACATGATGGAGGACGCGGGTGTGAAGGCGGCGATGCTTGGGTTCCCGTGGGAAGCGACCAACACGTGTCGCCCCGGGACGAGTTACGGACCGCGTGCGGTCCGTCTCGCCTCGGAACACTACTTGGGGTACCACGCCGAGTACGGGACGGACCTCCACGAGTCGCTGAACCTCGTCGACGCGGGCGACATCGGCATCGTCCCGGGGAGCATCCCCAAGACGTTCGCCCGGGCCGAAAAGTGCGTTCGGAACATCGTACAGGCCGGAGCCTTCCCGGTCGTCTTCGGCGGCGACGACTCCTGCCCGATTCCCATCGTGAACGCCGTCGCCGGCGAAACCGACGGCGATGTCGGGTACATCCACGTCGACTCGCACATGGACACCGCCGAGAGCGTCGGCGGCATGAAGAACAACCACGCGACGACGGTGACACGGGCGATGGACAACGACAACGTCTCGCCCGAGAACGTCGCCCTCGTGGGTATGAATGGGCCGCTGAACCCACCGGGTGGCCGGGAGTTCGCGGAGGAGACGGGCATCACGATGCGGTCCATCTGGGACATCGACGACAGAGGTATCGAAGACGTCGCCGAGGAGGCCATCGAGGTAGCGAGCGACGGCACCGACCGCGTCGTCCTCCACACCGACCTCGACGTCATCGACCAAGGGTTCGTCCCCGGCGTCACGACACCCGAACCCGCCGGTCTGACGCCGCGGGAGGCACTCAAGATGATGCGTGTCTTCGCCGAGGGCGGTATCGACGCCCACGTCATCGTCGAGTGTAGCCCCGTCCACGATATCGCGAACATGTCCGCCCGCGTCGCGGTCCGGCTGGCGATGGACGTTCTGGGCGTCAGAGCGAACCCGGGCGGGTCCGGGCGACTCTGA
- a CDS encoding 2Fe-2S iron-sulfur cluster-binding protein — MVDPLGIAAGAVLTAVVVALHYSSGTGWEPNEDIAQEVLEKRAESVPETEFAEPMNRSIGGGGVPAGAVEAGSEGELAEGEETEEEEGFDPDAIPEDEVEVYEIEFAKEGETIEIANNENILDIGEDEGWDLPYACREGSCLSCAGHIEDGAADEYIRHSNNDTLNDEEMDNGYCLTCTAYPTADFTLETGEQP, encoded by the coding sequence ATGGTCGATCCACTGGGTATCGCAGCCGGGGCCGTGCTGACGGCGGTCGTCGTCGCCCTGCACTACTCGTCGGGAACCGGGTGGGAACCCAACGAGGACATCGCACAGGAAGTCCTCGAGAAGCGTGCCGAGAGCGTTCCCGAGACGGAGTTCGCCGAGCCGATGAACCGCTCCATCGGCGGTGGCGGCGTCCCCGCCGGTGCCGTCGAGGCCGGGAGCGAGGGCGAACTCGCGGAGGGCGAGGAGACCGAGGAAGAGGAAGGGTTCGACCCCGACGCCATCCCCGAGGACGAGGTCGAAGTCTACGAAATCGAGTTCGCCAAGGAGGGCGAAACTATCGAAATCGCCAACAACGAGAACATCCTCGACATCGGCGAGGACGAAGGCTGGGACCTGCCCTACGCCTGCCGTGAAGGGTCGTGTCTCTCCTGTGCCGGCCACATCGAGGACGGCGCGGCCGACGAGTACATCCGCCACTCCAACAACGACACCCTCAACGACGAGGAGATGGACAACGGCTACTGCCTGACCTGCACGGCCTACCCGACCGCGGACTTCACGCTGGAGACGGGCGAACAGCCCTGA